The Acidimicrobiales bacterium genome includes a region encoding these proteins:
- a CDS encoding ATP-binding cassette domain-containing protein, which produces MGEGPIVVVDDVHLAFGDVKALDGVSLCLERGSVYGLLGANGAGKTTLINVLSTLLVPDRGRATVGGDDVVTCSRDVRRRIGLAGQFAAVDDYLTGRETVAMVGELYGLDRAEANRRAVEVLDRFDLTDAADRRAAGYSGGMRRRLDLAASLVGRPEILFLDEPTTGIDPGSRLDIWRLVRELVADGTTVLLTTQYLEEADELADLIGVIDKGRLVSEGTADELKDALGDNRIHLRVRGADLDAVRRVTAGFVGREEHAGGEFTFPATDGTGSLMVMVRTLDAEGVEPLGLSFERPTLDEVFLSLTGSAPADEEAP; this is translated from the coding sequence GTGGGTGAGGGCCCCATCGTCGTCGTCGACGACGTCCATCTGGCCTTCGGCGACGTGAAGGCCCTCGACGGGGTCAGCCTCTGCCTCGAGCGGGGCTCCGTCTACGGGCTCCTCGGCGCGAACGGCGCCGGCAAGACGACGCTCATCAACGTGCTCTCGACGCTGCTCGTCCCCGACCGCGGCCGGGCCACCGTCGGGGGCGACGACGTCGTGACCTGTTCTCGCGACGTGCGCCGCCGCATCGGTCTCGCCGGGCAGTTCGCGGCCGTCGACGACTACCTCACCGGGCGCGAGACGGTGGCCATGGTCGGCGAGCTGTACGGGCTCGACCGGGCCGAGGCGAACCGCCGGGCCGTCGAGGTGCTCGACCGGTTCGACCTCACCGACGCCGCCGACCGCCGAGCCGCCGGCTACTCGGGCGGGATGCGCCGCCGCCTCGACCTGGCCGCCTCGCTCGTGGGACGCCCGGAGATCCTCTTCCTCGACGAGCCCACCACCGGCATCGATCCGGGGAGCCGCCTCGACATCTGGCGCCTCGTCCGGGAGCTGGTGGCCGACGGCACGACGGTCCTGCTCACCACCCAGTACCTCGAGGAGGCCGACGAGCTGGCCGACCTCATCGGGGTCATCGACAAGGGCCGCCTGGTCTCGGAGGGCACCGCCGACGAGCTCAAGGACGCCCTCGGCGACAACCGGATCCACCTGCGGGTGCGCGGCGCCGATCTCGACGCGGTTCGTCGGGTCACCGCCGGGTTCGTCGGTCGCGAGGAGCACGCCGGGGGCGAGTTCACGTTCCCGGCCACCGACGGGACGGGCTCGCTGATGGTCATGGTGCGCACCCTCGACGCCGAGGGCGTCGAGCCGCTGGGGCTGAGCTTCGAGCGGCCCACCCTCGACGAGGTGTTCCTCTCGCTCACCGGATCCGCCCCGGCCGACGAGGAGGCCCCGTGA
- a CDS encoding ABC transporter permease has translation MTAVERPVDVRPGRIGRDTWVMTRRNLLRYVRLPQLLAFSVIQPIMFLLLFTYVFGGAIGSEIPPAAGGEYINFLLPGLLVQISMFGATQTAVGLTDDLSRGVVDRFRSLPMTRSAVLTGRTAADLLRNAVVLGLMFVVAFVIGFRYQTTFLGFLAGVGVVLLFAYAVSWVMAAIGLKVVNPEATQTAVFLIVFPFVFASAVFVPVSTMPDWLQPFAEHQPVTVMVEAARGLMLGQGALPPGRSVAQAVLLAVGWCAVITAVAAPLAVRIYRRTAKR, from the coding sequence GTGACCGCCGTCGAGCGTCCCGTCGACGTCCGACCCGGTCGGATCGGCCGTGACACCTGGGTCATGACGCGCCGCAACCTGCTGCGCTACGTGCGCCTCCCGCAGCTGCTGGCCTTCTCGGTGATCCAGCCGATCATGTTCCTCTTGTTGTTCACCTACGTGTTCGGCGGGGCGATCGGTTCGGAGATCCCGCCCGCCGCAGGCGGCGAGTACATCAACTTCCTCCTCCCCGGCCTCCTGGTGCAGATCTCGATGTTCGGGGCGACCCAGACCGCGGTGGGCCTCACCGACGACCTGTCCCGAGGTGTGGTCGACCGGTTCCGGTCGCTGCCCATGACCCGCTCGGCGGTCCTCACCGGGCGCACCGCCGCCGACCTGCTCCGCAACGCGGTCGTGCTCGGGCTCATGTTCGTGGTCGCCTTCGTGATCGGCTTCCGCTACCAGACCACGTTCCTCGGGTTCCTCGCCGGGGTGGGCGTCGTCCTGCTGTTCGCCTACGCGGTGTCGTGGGTCATGGCGGCGATCGGGCTCAAGGTCGTCAACCCCGAGGCCACGCAGACCGCGGTGTTCCTCATCGTCTTCCCGTTCGTGTTCGCCAGCGCCGTGTTCGTGCCCGTCTCGACGATGCCCGACTGGCTCCAGCCCTTCGCCGAGCACCAGCCGGTGACCGTGATGGTGGAGGCGGCGCGCGGTCTGATGCTCGGGCAGGGCGCATTGCCGCCGGGTCGCAGCGTCGCCCAGGCCGTCCTCCTCGCCGTCGGTTGGTGTGCGGTCATCACCGCTGTCGCCGCACCGCTGGCGGTGCGCATCTACCGCCGGACGGCCAAGCGGTGA
- a CDS encoding flippase-like domain-containing protein, which yields MNQITDLDLEELSDELADATWWLAAVGFVVAQAPRLAQALSTLGAATHPIALRPLYLLQLAQSYIGLAVPTSAARIAMSVRFFQKQGFSAGSSLGIGGLDSFAGFLVEATLLTGLLLLKPPSLDFDLDAPSLPDWGTVLLWLTVLAVVLGTVSLLLPDHRRQFTGWARNLATDGRDTLRGLSGRRIGLLVGGNLASVLLFSLALGLFARSLGTSVSFADLVVIIIGVSLLAGLLPIPGGIGVVEGGLTFGLVAAGMPEGPAFAAVLLYRLASFYLPPVWGFFAFRSLERNGYL from the coding sequence GTGAACCAGATCACCGACCTCGACCTCGAGGAGTTGAGCGACGAGCTCGCCGATGCGACATGGTGGCTGGCCGCCGTCGGGTTCGTCGTCGCCCAGGCCCCCCGTCTCGCGCAGGCCCTCTCCACGCTCGGCGCGGCAACCCACCCGATCGCCCTGCGTCCGCTCTACCTGCTCCAGCTCGCCCAGAGCTACATCGGCCTGGCCGTGCCCACGAGCGCGGCCCGCATCGCCATGAGCGTCCGCTTCTTCCAGAAGCAGGGGTTCAGCGCCGGATCCTCGCTCGGCATCGGGGGTCTCGACAGCTTCGCCGGCTTCCTCGTCGAGGCGACACTGCTGACGGGCCTGCTCCTGCTGAAGCCCCCGTCACTCGACTTCGACCTCGACGCCCCCTCGCTCCCGGACTGGGGAACGGTCCTGCTCTGGCTCACCGTGCTGGCCGTGGTGCTGGGGACCGTCTCGTTGCTGCTGCCGGACCACCGGCGACAGTTCACCGGGTGGGCGCGCAACCTCGCCACCGACGGGCGCGACACCCTCCGGGGCCTGTCGGGCCGACGGATCGGCCTGCTCGTGGGCGGGAACCTGGCGTCGGTCCTGCTCTTCTCGCTCGCGCTCGGCCTCTTCGCCCGGTCACTGGGGACATCCGTCTCGTTCGCGGACCTCGTCGTGATCATCATCGGCGTCTCGCTGCTGGCCGGCCTGCTCCCGATACCGGGGGGCATCGGCGTCGTGGAAGGCGGCCTCACCTTCGGTCTGGTGGCAGCAGGCATGCCCGAGGGACCGGCCTTCGCGGCGGTGCTGCTCTACCGGCTGGCGTCGTTCTACCTGCCCCCCGTCTGGGGCTTCTTCGCCTTCCGCTCGCTCGAGCGCAACGGCTACCTCTGA
- a CDS encoding nuclear transport factor 2 family protein, translating to MTMTLQEISDRMEIQDLLVKYSYAIDTRDFEALDDVFTPDAWIDYTVFGGTAGNLTDTKKFLTDTMPMFRSFQHMVSTSQITIDGDTARVKTICHNPMVMPVGEDEVQVFYCGLWYVDDMVRTADGWRITKRVEEKSYVHNMPGIGDS from the coding sequence ATGACCATGACGCTGCAGGAGATCTCCGACCGGATGGAGATCCAGGACCTGCTCGTGAAGTACAGCTACGCCATCGACACCCGTGACTTCGAGGCCCTCGACGACGTGTTCACGCCGGACGCGTGGATCGACTACACGGTCTTCGGCGGCACCGCCGGCAACCTGACCGACACCAAGAAGTTCCTCACCGACACGATGCCGATGTTCCGGTCCTTCCAGCACATGGTGTCCACCAGCCAGATCACCATCGACGGCGACACCGCCCGGGTCAAGACGATCTGCCACAACCCGATGGTCATGCCGGTCGGCGAGGACGAGGTGCAGGTCTTCTACTGCGGCCTCTGGTACGTCGACGACATGGTTCGCACGGCCGACGGGTGGCGCATCACGAAGCGCGTCGAGGAGAAGTCCTACGTGCACAACATGCCGGGGATCGGCGACTCCTGA
- the dcd gene encoding dCTP deaminase: MILSDRTIREELAAGRIVIEPFDESCIQPSSVDLHIDRYFRVFRNHTMGYIDVKQNLEELTELVEIGEDDVFILHPGEFVLGSTSERVQLPADLVARLEGKSSLGRLGLLIHSTAGFVDAGWDGQLTLELSNVATLPITLYPGMKIGQISFLRMTTEADNPYGSAAVGSKYQGQVGPRPSRYWENFTS; this comes from the coding sequence GTGATCCTCTCCGACCGCACCATCCGCGAAGAGCTCGCCGCCGGCCGCATCGTCATCGAACCCTTCGACGAATCGTGCATCCAGCCGTCGTCGGTCGACCTCCACATCGACCGCTACTTCCGCGTCTTCCGCAACCACACGATGGGCTACATCGACGTGAAGCAGAACCTCGAGGAGCTCACCGAGCTCGTCGAGATCGGCGAGGACGACGTGTTCATCCTCCACCCCGGCGAGTTCGTGCTCGGCTCGACCAGCGAGCGCGTGCAACTCCCCGCCGACCTCGTCGCCCGACTCGAGGGCAAGTCGAGCCTCGGCCGCCTGGGCCTGCTGATCCACTCCACCGCCGGGTTCGTCGACGCCGGATGGGACGGCCAGCTCACCCTCGAGCTCTCCAACGTGGCCACTCTCCCCATCACGCTCTACCCCGGGATGAAGATCGGACAGATCAGCTTCCTGCGCATGACCACCGAGGCCGACAACCCCTACGGCTCGGCGGCGGTGGGCTCGAAGTACCAGGGCCAGGTCGGCCCCCGCCCCAGCCGCTACTGGGAGAACTTCACGTCGTAG
- a CDS encoding response regulator, with product MPERSTTDDAHRVLVVADDTNAGELLVRLVAGGGFRAEVAASPEAALIDLEDAETPFVAVLLDLELRNGVSSLRALADIRRLPGPAGQVPVVVCSWDDDTRPQAWMTGVDGYLVRPFAAKELQDLLAEAVARPEADREEHRKRQLGLPGAKPGR from the coding sequence GTGCCGGAGCGTTCGACGACTGACGACGCCCATCGCGTCCTCGTCGTCGCCGACGACACGAACGCGGGTGAGCTGCTGGTCCGCCTCGTCGCCGGTGGCGGCTTCCGCGCCGAGGTGGCGGCCTCCCCAGAGGCGGCGCTCATCGACCTCGAGGACGCCGAGACGCCGTTCGTCGCGGTCCTCCTGGACCTCGAGCTGCGCAACGGCGTCAGCAGCCTCCGGGCCCTGGCCGACATCCGCCGCCTGCCCGGCCCGGCCGGCCAGGTGCCGGTCGTCGTGTGCAGCTGGGACGACGACACCCGGCCGCAGGCATGGATGACCGGGGTCGACGGCTACCTGGTCCGCCCCTTCGCCGCCAAGGAGCTCCAGGACCTGCTCGCCGAAGCGGTCGCCCGGCCCGAGGCGGACCGCGAGGAGCACCGCAAGCGCCAGCTCGGCCTGCCGGGAGCCAAGCCGGGCCGATGA
- a CDS encoding heterodisulfide reductase-related iron-sulfur binding cluster — protein sequence MDATKKRLSAPQLVLLLGLAIAVFTGLSGIASAVFHQTEDNPVTREVFGGIPTPLKIAFYTIIPVLLMYGAVMFSQRVANWTRGKPDNRATTSKNVKRRLSDFRAGVYMQTLLRDPAAGIMHSLIYFSFLVLLAVTTVLEINHQLPEGLKFLSGRVYQGYSFIGDAAGLALLVGVVWAIVRRYVQRPYRIRIKSKPEHVVILGVFLSLAVTGFMAEAYRIAEEGTPSFEKWSFVGYPIALLVDGGSSLAGWHQFWWIAHVVTFMAFLVILPVTMLRHMFTSPLNMYLKDRDRPKGAMKPMPNLMETELESFGASTIEDFTWKQLLDTDACTMCGRCTAVCPAQNTGKPLDPREIVLKTGEVMAATGSPQVSPPIGVDPDITISANSVFERITPEEIWACTTCKACDENCPVNIEILDKILDMRRYLSLMESNFPTELGNAYRSMENSGNPWGMSQNERADWADKIEGIEILDGTSPLEADYLYWVGCAGSFDDKNKKVTQAMAQLMQRAGVSFAILGPSEMCTGDPARRSGNEYIFQMLAMQNVEVLNGMGVKKIVTQCPHCFNTLANEYPQLGGHYEVVHHSQFIEWLIDQGKLDLSNARLDERVVYHDSCYLGRHNDVYMAPRNVIGSLAGIEIVEAERNGTKGMCCGAGGARMWMEEHTGKQVNVERSQELVATGASKIAVACPFCYIMIDDGVKGQGLEEDEVRVADISMHILDAIEQGEREGGQVGAGAFDD from the coding sequence ATGGACGCCACGAAGAAGCGCCTCTCGGCACCCCAACTGGTCCTCCTCCTCGGCCTCGCCATCGCGGTCTTCACGGGCCTGTCCGGCATCGCGTCGGCCGTGTTCCACCAGACCGAGGACAACCCGGTCACGCGGGAGGTCTTCGGCGGCATCCCCACGCCGCTGAAGATCGCGTTCTACACGATCATCCCGGTGCTGTTGATGTACGGCGCCGTCATGTTCAGCCAGCGGGTCGCCAACTGGACGAGGGGCAAGCCGGACAACCGGGCCACGACCTCGAAGAACGTCAAGCGTCGGCTGTCGGACTTCCGCGCCGGCGTGTACATGCAGACGTTGCTGCGCGATCCCGCCGCCGGGATCATGCACTCGCTGATCTACTTCTCGTTCCTGGTGCTGCTCGCCGTCACGACGGTGCTCGAGATCAACCACCAGCTGCCGGAGGGGCTCAAGTTCCTGAGCGGGCGGGTGTACCAGGGCTACTCGTTCATCGGCGACGCCGCCGGGCTGGCGCTCCTCGTGGGCGTGGTCTGGGCCATCGTGCGCCGGTACGTGCAGCGCCCTTACCGCATCCGGATCAAGTCCAAGCCCGAGCACGTGGTCATCCTCGGCGTCTTCCTGTCCCTCGCCGTCACCGGCTTCATGGCCGAGGCGTACCGCATCGCCGAGGAGGGCACGCCGTCGTTCGAGAAGTGGTCGTTCGTCGGCTATCCGATCGCCCTGCTCGTCGACGGCGGGAGCAGCCTCGCCGGCTGGCACCAGTTCTGGTGGATCGCCCACGTCGTGACCTTCATGGCGTTCCTGGTCATCCTGCCGGTCACCATGCTGCGCCACATGTTCACGTCGCCGCTGAACATGTACCTGAAGGACCGCGACCGCCCGAAGGGCGCGATGAAGCCGATGCCGAACCTCATGGAGACCGAGCTCGAGAGCTTCGGGGCCTCCACCATCGAGGACTTCACCTGGAAGCAGCTCCTCGACACCGACGCCTGCACGATGTGCGGCCGGTGCACGGCGGTGTGCCCGGCCCAGAACACGGGCAAGCCGCTCGACCCCCGGGAGATCGTGCTCAAGACCGGCGAGGTGATGGCCGCCACCGGCTCGCCGCAGGTGTCGCCCCCGATCGGCGTCGACCCCGACATCACGATCTCGGCGAACTCGGTGTTCGAGCGCATCACGCCCGAGGAGATCTGGGCGTGCACCACCTGCAAGGCCTGCGACGAGAACTGCCCGGTGAACATCGAGATCCTCGACAAGATCCTCGACATGCGCCGCTACCTGTCGCTCATGGAGTCGAACTTCCCCACCGAGCTGGGCAACGCCTACCGCTCGATGGAGAACTCCGGGAACCCGTGGGGCATGAGCCAGAACGAGCGGGCCGACTGGGCCGACAAGATCGAGGGCATCGAGATCCTCGACGGCACCAGCCCCCTCGAGGCCGACTACCTCTACTGGGTCGGCTGCGCGGGCTCCTTCGACGACAAGAACAAGAAGGTCACCCAGGCGATGGCGCAGCTCATGCAGCGCGCCGGGGTGTCGTTCGCCATCCTCGGCCCGTCGGAGATGTGCACCGGCGACCCGGCCCGACGGTCGGGCAACGAGTACATCTTCCAGATGCTCGCCATGCAGAACGTCGAGGTGCTCAACGGCATGGGGGTGAAGAAGATCGTCACCCAGTGCCCGCACTGCTTCAACACCCTGGCCAACGAGTACCCCCAGCTCGGCGGGCACTACGAGGTCGTGCACCACAGCCAGTTCATCGAGTGGCTGATCGACCAGGGCAAGCTCGACCTGTCCAACGCGCGGCTCGACGAGCGCGTCGTGTACCACGACTCGTGCTACCTGGGCCGCCACAACGACGTCTACATGGCGCCGCGCAACGTGATCGGCTCGCTGGCCGGGATCGAGATCGTGGAGGCCGAGCGCAACGGCACGAAGGGGATGTGCTGCGGCGCCGGCGGGGCCCGCATGTGGATGGAGGAGCACACCGGCAAGCAGGTGAACGTCGAGCGCTCCCAGGAACTCGTGGCGACCGGGGCCAGCAAGATCGCGGTGGCCTGCCCCTTCTGCTACATCATGATCGACGACGGGGTGAAGGGGCAGGGCCTCGAGGAGGACGAGGTGCGGGTGGCCGACATCTCGATGCACATCCTCGACGCCATCGAGCAGGGCGAGCGTGAGGGGGGCCAGGTCGGTGCCGGAGCGTTCGACGACTGA
- a CDS encoding cyclic nucleotide-binding domain-containing protein: protein MARDAWLTHLAQVPMFAHCSKKELQQVAQATMEVSAPDGRVLAREGEPGHECFIVIEGEATVARKGEVVATIGPADVVGELAPLTGGQRTATVTAKGPVTLLVIGQREFAALLDEIPGFANRILHDLAKRYVELDERVNS from the coding sequence ATGGCACGAGACGCATGGCTCACCCATCTGGCGCAGGTCCCGATGTTCGCCCACTGCTCCAAGAAGGAGCTCCAGCAGGTGGCGCAGGCCACGATGGAGGTCTCGGCGCCCGACGGTCGCGTCCTGGCGCGTGAGGGCGAGCCCGGCCACGAGTGCTTCATCGTGATCGAGGGCGAGGCGACCGTGGCCCGCAAGGGCGAGGTCGTCGCCACCATCGGCCCCGCCGACGTCGTGGGCGAGCTCGCGCCCCTCACCGGCGGGCAACGCACCGCCACGGTGACCGCCAAGGGGCCGGTCACCCTCCTCGTCATCGGTCAGCGCGAGTTCGCCGCCCTGCTCGACGAGATCCCCGGCTTCGCCAACCGCATCCTCCACGACCTCGCCAAGCGCTACGTGGAGCTCGACGAGCGGGTGAACAGCTGA
- a CDS encoding winged helix-turn-helix domain-containing protein, translating to MDVVLLRWPQEQERRDALARQEHPRLLLLDQDTPPPPLADCFEDWVRLPVSNDDLEARSLGLLQRVRSHQPDRPVLDPDGVLRRGGTWVSLPPVEARLMGALLERFGAVVSREHLARAGWPQGAPGRNALDVHMLRVRRRIAPLALVIKTVRSRGYLLEQVHDGADEESGGDVPELRGTA from the coding sequence GTGGACGTCGTACTCCTGCGCTGGCCCCAGGAGCAGGAGCGTCGCGATGCCCTCGCCCGCCAGGAGCATCCCCGGCTCCTGCTCCTCGACCAGGACACCCCTCCTCCCCCCCTCGCCGACTGCTTCGAGGACTGGGTGCGCCTGCCCGTCAGCAACGATGACCTCGAGGCCCGTTCGCTCGGCCTGCTCCAGAGGGTGCGCAGCCACCAGCCCGACCGACCGGTGCTCGACCCCGACGGCGTGCTGCGCCGGGGCGGGACGTGGGTCTCGCTCCCGCCCGTCGAGGCCCGCCTGATGGGGGCGCTGCTCGAGCGCTTCGGGGCGGTGGTGAGCCGGGAGCACCTGGCCCGCGCCGGATGGCCCCAGGGCGCGCCGGGGCGCAACGCCCTCGACGTCCACATGCTCCGGGTCCGCCGTCGGATCGCCCCACTGGCCCTCGTCATCAAGACCGTGCGCTCGCGGGGCTACCTGCTCGAGCAGGTGCACGACGGAGCCGACGAGGAGTCCGGCGGCGATGTCCCCGAGCTCCGGGGGACGGCCTGA
- a CDS encoding ammonium transporter, whose amino-acid sequence MRLKMLLGGGLVAAVLLLGALPALAQDGGADVDVTVVEVELTDRFTGTAADIAQTVIIDNIFIFIAGVLVFFMQAGFALLAAGLTRAKNSSNMMMKSLMDAALGVLVFGLVGWGLAYPGGDGGGFLGFAGWGVPGLMDPLPDLSALGPDFYPLSVSTDFFFQAAFAATAATIVAGAVAERTKFIAYLIYTVLITGLIYPVVVSWQWGGGWLAERGFVDFAGSGLVHLTGGIAALMGAIILGPRLGKFGPDGKPRAIPAHSIPLALTGVMILFIGFFGFNPGSALQADMSVPIIAVLTLFAACAGAVGALISGWALLKKPDTSMAGNGLLAGLVAICAGVGSMDVVPALVTGFIAGIIVVPAVLVIERVFKVDDPVGAVSVHAVSGFWGLIATGLFAIDDGLFDGGGAGLLGDQALGALAIIVWVAVTSGILFGVLRAVGILRVSPAEELEGLDITEHGAPGYSDDVLAGMGEELLASTKG is encoded by the coding sequence ATGCGTTTGAAGATGCTCCTGGGAGGGGGTCTCGTGGCAGCGGTGCTGCTGCTCGGTGCCCTCCCCGCCCTTGCCCAGGACGGAGGTGCCGACGTCGACGTCACCGTCGTGGAGGTCGAGCTCACCGACCGGTTCACCGGGACGGCCGCCGACATCGCGCAGACCGTCATCATCGACAACATCTTCATCTTCATCGCCGGCGTGCTGGTCTTCTTCATGCAGGCCGGCTTCGCGCTCCTCGCCGCAGGTCTCACCCGGGCGAAGAACTCGTCGAACATGATGATGAAGAGCCTCATGGACGCCGCGCTCGGTGTGCTGGTCTTCGGCCTCGTCGGCTGGGGCCTCGCCTACCCGGGCGGCGACGGCGGTGGCTTCCTCGGCTTCGCCGGCTGGGGCGTGCCGGGTCTGATGGACCCCCTGCCGGACCTCAGCGCCCTCGGGCCGGACTTCTACCCGCTCAGCGTGTCCACCGACTTCTTCTTCCAGGCCGCGTTCGCCGCCACCGCCGCCACGATCGTGGCCGGGGCCGTCGCCGAGCGGACGAAGTTCATCGCCTACCTGATCTACACGGTCCTCATCACCGGCCTCATCTACCCGGTCGTGGTGAGCTGGCAGTGGGGCGGCGGTTGGCTCGCCGAGCGGGGGTTCGTCGACTTCGCCGGCTCCGGGCTGGTGCACCTCACCGGTGGGATCGCGGCGCTCATGGGCGCCATCATCCTCGGCCCCCGGCTCGGCAAGTTCGGCCCGGACGGCAAGCCCCGGGCCATCCCCGCCCACTCGATCCCGCTGGCCCTCACCGGCGTGATGATCCTGTTCATCGGCTTCTTCGGGTTCAACCCGGGCTCCGCCCTCCAGGCCGACATGAGCGTCCCGATCATCGCCGTGCTCACGCTGTTCGCAGCCTGTGCCGGCGCCGTCGGCGCCCTCATCAGCGGCTGGGCGCTGCTCAAGAAGCCGGACACCTCGATGGCCGGCAACGGCCTCCTGGCCGGTCTCGTCGCCATCTGCGCCGGTGTGGGCAGCATGGACGTGGTCCCGGCCCTCGTCACCGGCTTCATCGCCGGCATCATCGTGGTCCCCGCCGTGCTCGTCATCGAGCGGGTCTTCAAGGTGGACGACCCGGTCGGTGCCGTGTCGGTGCACGCCGTCTCCGGCTTCTGGGGCCTCATCGCCACCGGCCTGTTCGCCATCGACGACGGTCTCTTCGACGGTGGCGGCGCAGGCCTCCTCGGCGATCAGGCCCTCGGGGCGCTCGCCATCATCGTGTGGGTGGCCGTGACCAGCGGCATCCTGTTCGGGGTCCTCAGGGCCGTCGGCATCCTCCGGGTCAGCCCCGCCGAGGAGCTCGAGGGGCTCGACATCACCGAGCACGGTGCCCCGGGCTACTCCGACGACGTCCTGGCCGGCATGGGCGAGGAACTCCTCGCCTCCACGAAGGGTTAG
- a CDS encoding P-II family nitrogen regulator: MATIITAVIRPHSLDSVKDALKAAGVTGMTITEVKGFGRQGGHTETYRGAEYTVDFLPKIKLEAIVADGDVASTVEAITGAANTGNIGDGKIWTLPVGTLTRIRTGELGDDAV; encoded by the coding sequence ATGGCCACCATCATCACCGCAGTCATCCGACCCCATTCCCTCGATTCCGTGAAGGACGCCCTCAAGGCGGCCGGCGTGACGGGGATGACCATCACCGAGGTGAAGGGTTTCGGCCGCCAGGGCGGACACACCGAGACCTACCGCGGTGCGGAGTACACCGTCGACTTCCTGCCGAAGATCAAGCTCGAGGCCATCGTCGCCGACGGCGACGTCGCCTCGACGGTCGAGGCGATCACCGGTGCCGCCAACACGGGCAACATCGGCGACGGGAAGATCTGGACCCTGCCGGTCGGGACGCTCACGCGGATCCGCACCGGCGAGCTCGGGGACGACGCCGTGTGA
- a CDS encoding phosphoglyceromutase, giving the protein MTTRLVLLRHGQSTWNLENLFTGWYDADLTEQGRAEAVAAGPAMAEAGVLPDVVHTSLQVRAIRTADLALDALDRLWIPVRRSWRLNERHYGALQGMDKKKATEEHGKDQVFEWRRSYDTPPPKLTPDDPRHPRFDPRYAELPPDVLPASECLADVVARMLPYWYDGIVGDLRAGRTVLVVAHGNSLRALIKHLDGISDADIAEVNLPTGVPILYEMGDDMMPATPRPLVERYLGDVAAAAAAAEAVARQAG; this is encoded by the coding sequence ATGACCACGCGACTCGTCCTCCTGCGCCACGGCCAGAGCACCTGGAACCTGGAGAACCTCTTCACCGGTTGGTACGACGCCGACCTCACCGAGCAGGGCCGGGCCGAAGCGGTGGCCGCCGGGCCGGCCATGGCCGAGGCGGGCGTCCTCCCCGACGTGGTGCACACGTCGCTGCAGGTGCGCGCCATCCGGACCGCCGACCTCGCCCTCGACGCGCTCGACCGGCTCTGGATCCCGGTGCGCCGGTCGTGGCGGCTCAACGAGCGCCACTACGGGGCCCTGCAGGGGATGGACAAGAAGAAGGCCACCGAGGAGCACGGCAAGGACCAGGTGTTCGAGTGGCGGCGCAGCTACGACACGCCCCCGCCGAAGCTCACCCCCGACGACCCCCGCCACCCCCGGTTCGACCCCCGCTACGCCGAGCTGCCGCCCGACGTGCTGCCGGCGTCGGAGTGCCTCGCCGACGTCGTGGCCCGGATGCTCCCCTACTGGTACGACGGCATCGTCGGTGACCTGCGCGCCGGGCGCACCGTGCTCGTCGTGGCCCACGGCAACAGCCTGCGGGCCCTCATCAAGCACCTCGACGGGATCTCCGACGCCGACATCGCCGAGGTCAACCTGCCCACGGGGGTCCCGATCCTCTACGAGATGGGCGACGACATGATGCCCGCCACGCCACGCCCGCTCGTCGAGCGCTACCTCGGCGACGTGGCGGCGGCCGCGGCGGCCGCCGAAGCGGTGGCCCGCCAGGCCGGCTGA